GAGGATAGGTTATATTTTTGGTCTAGGATCCCAATTTGAGGATCTAGCGAAGAGGAACTAAAAATATCCACCTATACTTTGAGGATTGATAGATCAATCTATTATCTATCAATCTAATACTATCTAACTATCTAAGTATCTAACTATCTAACTATCTAAGTATCTTACTATCTTGCTATCTATCTATCAATCAATctatccatctatctatctatctagctatctatctatctatctacaATCTAAATGTTTGACTATACTATCTTACCATCTAACTATCTATTTATCCAAATATCTAACAATCTATCTATTCgcctttttatatatatctataatatatttataccaaATTAACATCAGTTATACATTTAAACTGCACTTTTTGTGCACgttcataaaaaaatttattatttatttattgcaacaTCAAAATGTAAAGCAATTTAGGcgattttcaaattaaaagccattttTATGGGCATCAGACGATAAAAAAACCAGAACACAATTAAGATCACTTTTTCTTCACAAATTTTGCATCACACTGTTTTTTGATTATTActgtttttatatttcaacATTCTACTTATtttcacataaaaaaaaacttgaaaacttGAACTTGTATTTGTTTCGTTATTGTGCATTAACAATTTGGTCAGCTATCCTTTGTTTCGTATCCTTGCGACCTTCAACTCACCTTCATGTTTTCAAACTTTGTTCTTTTTGAGTAAGTTGTGCTTGAGGGGACTGGACAATTTGTGCTGATCTGTCGCCGGTTACGATGATCTTATATACCCGTAGTGCCAAGAATCCGAAAAGTGGAGCAATaaaactggccaaaaagaacGTATACGGATGCAAATTTTGTGCGGGGTTCGTTTAATTGTTTAGATATTGATTTTGGGATGCCATTATCATTGATATTTGCCAGATTTACCAGAGACGATCGAACAATGCGTGCCGAAGTCATAACTTATTTGTGACGCCTTTCAAATCGCCAGAACAATGAGAACTTGTTCCTTTTGCGACAGGTGATCATCTCACCTGGCGAATTTCCGCACCTTTGATGAATTCTTGTGCAAATTGATTGCTTCATAAACGTTGTGCTGGGTTTActgtcttcttttttttttttttgtggcctCTTCTATTTTCGGCTAAACTCAATTTATGAGCCCATTGTCCACGCCCATTATGATTTTCGGTTCAccgaaaattatgcaaatttatgcaaatttcagtAATGCTTCCTCCTCAACACAAATAgcgcaaaaacacaaaaattgtttgcttttggttttctcatacaaaatattttggcaatatGAAAAGTAACATTATTAGTCGCTTATACTACTAATCTCTCTTTAATTTCGCGGTTTAATTGCACTGTCTTAATGCTTTTGAGCGAATTTCTTTTGATGTTCGGAGTCTTTCGGTAGTTTACCTTTTTTATgtgggtttttgtttaataaacatttatgtaAATCTATTGTTTAAGCCCACTTTCtcccagaaaaataaatatcagacgaaaaatggaaaacaatgaagggcttttgtttgattttcattcATAGATAAATAGATGCaacacatatttttaatgtatttaaatgtgttttaatttcataactGCTATAAATTTGCTTAGCATTAATCAACACTTGCGCTATCGATTGTCGATAGGCGCCGATAGTCCCGCCCAAGTATAAAAAAACACAGCTGTTTACATCGCtccatctcgctcgctcgctttTCGCTgtggatttcttttttttattgtattaaaCAAATCGCAAAAATAGGTCTTTAATGGCGGTGTAATCGAATCGTagttgtaaacaaaaacaaataaaagggGTGGGAAGTGCGAGGCAACATAAACATTTGGGGGACTTCGCATTTTGCAACATGAGAGCGGTCAATTAGCaagtcaacaacaacaacatggcGCACCTGCACCAAAATTCTTCATGTTGACGTCAACAAAGTGAAATCCGATCAAGAAATCGTAGCGATCGCAAGGAAAGGACCGCAATACGGATAACCGTGTGAAACGGAAgcatcgaggaggaggaggaggattaCTACAATCCCCAggatcagcaggagcagcagactACCCAGCATATCTAGAGTCCCCGGATCCATCATCACACCAGGATGTACTCCGAGTGGGCCTCGCTGTCCGCCCAAATCACAGCCAACAGCTGCGGCGCCCAGTGCTTCAGTGTGCTGAACAAATTCCCCGCCTCCGCAGGACGCGAAGTGGTCGTCTCCGTGGTCAAGCAGCTGGGCACCAATCTGGGCATCACCCAGAATGCAGAGCCCAGTCACCTGGTCAAAGACGAAGAGGTGGGTCATCGTAGTTGTCCCACACGGAATGGTCCTCTATAAAACAGGCTACTCTTGTTGAAAGCTGTAAAGATGATCCTTTGATTGATATTTGCAGTCAGGAAGGGATTTTGGATTTCAGGAAATCTGTTTATCCATTATGAGAAGCAAAGTACTATCCTTAAAATGCCTAAAACGAAATAGTATATCTtatatcaaattgaattttaaaccGGAAGTTAAACGTTCTTCATACAATTTTCTTTACTTCAAGACTTGCAACAAACATTGTTCATTCACATGTCCAacaaaacattattttaatggaTGAAATAATGTATTAGTAATGTGCTGGAAAAGCTTCCATTAAATCCATAAAATTGTGCATGTAATTgccgaatgaatgaatgaaaactCAATTTATATTACCTCAATCTGGAAACGAAATataattgttgtttgttggtttAATGTAGAGTTGCTATTTATAGAATGCCTGGGATGTTTTCATAGAAAAATACGAGTTTTCCTtagaatggaaaatgttgaaacTTATATAAAAGTAATACTTATTGAGTAACATTGCAACGCGATTCGATTCCAGGTAAAATGGTGCATGGACGTGATATGCTTCGGACTTTCGCTTCCTCTGCAGGAACACGAGACGATCAAGGACTGCGTGAATGTGTACTGCGAGTGGCTGACGGCGCTGCATCCGCAGCCCAGGATCAGTGTTCCGAAGCCGATATGCGAGGATGCCAATCTCTATGCGCGCCAGATCATCAACCACTTTCACAATCTGTTTGTGCCGCGCCAGGGCGAAAGTAAGTAGATGCCCACTGGCCCCTGGATTTTATGATCTATATATGCTGTCCCTTGTGCTCGTATTAACCCCGCTCTAAATTTCAAGTCTTGCCATTTCTATACCAAACCACGCTTGGTAGGTTGCTCGTGCTCTTTACATATACGTACATAGATTGCTCTTGGGAAAAATAATGTCTAAGCTGTGAAAATGCTGTTAATTCTTGGACAATATTTGTCCTACGAGTAGGACTAGTATCCATTAGAATATTAAGGGCCACAACTAATACTTATACCTAATGGCTTTCAGGTGCAGATACAATTAAGCGGCAGGCAGTGCTCTGCCATCGGGTGCTACGAACTCTGCAGCAAACTGCCCAGATATCGCAGCTGATGGACCGGCAGACGTGGGACACGCTGCTACTCTTTCTGCTGGCTATCAATGAGATCCTGCTGGCGCCGCCCACCGTCAAGGACGATGTGGGCGATCAGCTGTGCGAGCGAGTGCTCTCCGTGCTCTTTGAGGTCTGGCTTCTGGCCTGCGTTCGCAGTTTTCCCTCGCCGTCGATGTGGAAGACGCTGCAGGAGTCGTGTGCCATGTGGCGGCACCGCGTGGCCCTCGTGGATCAATGGAATCGAGTAAACTTGGCCCTAACCGCTCGCCTGCTGGAGTTCAGCTATGGTCCTGCGTTTCCGCAGCTCAAGAATGGTGCGTTTTGATAAATCAATATCATAACATAATAATTTCGAATCCTTTTATACCTCCACAGCCGACGAGGATGGCCAGCTGATACCAATTGGAATGTCCAACGACTGTGTGGCCCAGACATGGTACCGCTTCCTGCGGATGATTGGCAATCCCACGGCGCTCTGTTCACCACATATCATCAGCAAATCATCGCACTTTGTGCAGTGGGCCTTGACCCATGAAAAGGGCGCCGAGACGCATCAGCATCCTTGCCTGCAACAACTGCCGCAGATCTTCCTCAATGCCATGAAGGGCATTTCCAGTCAAGTGGACGCTTTTCTAGGTAAGATCCTGATTGGAATTCGGGTGTTGATCCTATTGGGAACCTGGTACTCGTGGAACACCACTTTCAATTGCCTTTGTACAACTTGAATGTTTAAAATTCAAGGATTCAGTGCATGGCGAGTACCAGGTTCTATGTAGTGGGTAAATCCAATATTGTCGCTCTTCAACGTTTTGCATTAGATTATTGAAAGGCTAGCTGAGTACTTCTTTCTCTTTTCTCTTGTTCGTTTGTTTATCGCTGGTTTTGCTAActccaaaaatttgtatctaaATCGAAAATGCCTAACTGAAATTCGCTTGAACAACCGTGCAAAAAAGCAGGCGTTTAtcagccgccgccgcagcaaaCGGACGGTGTAGTGACGAATCTGCTGGAAATCCGGCACTCGCTCAACGAGGCCACCTCCTCGACCCTGCAGCAGTTCATCCACTCCAGTAGCGCCACGAATATTGCGAACCAGCAGAATCAGCCCgcccatcaccatcatcacctCCACTAtccgcatttgcatttacacGGCGCTGGTAGCTTTCTGCGCGACAATTTCATGAGCAACTCGGCCAGCTCCGCCCTGAACGCCATCATGGGTCACCATGGCGGCCACCATGGTcaccaccatcagcagcagcagcagcagctccagatCAGTGCCTCGCCCACCAGCAGCCTGACGACGGGCGGCAGCTCCGCCGTGGGCAGCACCAGTGCCGGAGGCAGTCACTCTGCCGGAGTCGTTGGCAGCATCTCCTTTGGCGCCACTGAATCGCCTGGCACGGGTCAGGCCTCCgcctctgccacgcccacaccgcCACTCCAGCGACGTCTGGCGAAAAGCTTCAGCGTAGCACCCACCATCACACAACAGAAGGGTGCGGATCTCCACGGAGAATCTCTATTTGGATAACCACCGAATGTTGTATTCCTTGTTGTGACACCAAGCTATGTTAAAACTTTATCCTGGCAGAGGTAGTTGAGGGTATTAAGTAGTTAGTAATATGACTAAAAACGTTTCATACAAGGTAAACCTCAAGTTGTAGTATTCAATTTAAAGATCTAAAACAGTCTGTTTATATTAATGTAATCTTTTATATCACTACTTCTATACAAATCTCAACACAGTTCATGAGCTAGTTTAGtttatatatgcaaattgatgGTGATCTTAATGTTCTGGAAACGACTTACCCATCTGCCAGGGTATCTGAACTTCGGTGCACCGAAGCCAAccttttgtttcattttttttgtgccatgGCGTGCTTCTGAATTGACCTGACTtggtttgcttatttttttgttgcttgccTAGATGTTGTTTGCCTTGATCCATCGCCACATTTCTCCCAGCCAAGTTCGCACTCACGAGTTttgcattttagtttttttttccatctttcgtattattttctttggcatctctgtattttttttgtataatttgttCCGTAGCATGAGTGGAATAATCTCGGTGTAATTGCCCGGCGCGGATGAGTCGGGCCGAGTAACTGTTGCCACTTTCCACCGGCGGATTATGCATTGTAATTTATCAACGAACGCCCACAATTATATAGCATGCTCcctttgtatctgtatctcgcGCTCCGCATATTTGTATCTAATTTCTCTAACAATTTCTCACACTTGCTCCACGCTGCTCCACTCACCCATCGCATCGCATTGCCTCGCATCTCAGGCTTGAGCAAGACCTCGCTTATTGGCCTCACCGGCGGTGGTGCACGCAACgcgatcagcagcagcagcaccaccaacgcCGGCAGCACGGGAACGGGATCGGGAGAGGGATCCGCTCCTGCTCCGGCGCCCACAACTCCCACGTCCACGTCGGGACCGCCGTCggcgagcagcagcatcaactgTAAGTGCATTGGGAAAACACCTAACTGATCTTGGCCGTGTGGCTCTCCAACTTCGGTAAACTGTTTAAAGAActtcattttgcaattactttcTTTGGTcctatgaaatattttaaaaacttggTTTAGATACACATGCGCCAAGATCAATCTGCTGTTTTCTAGTTCGTAAATTAACCGATAAAGCCTATCTGCGGATGGTTATATATTAACTAATTGGATCcattgttttgtgtgtgctgtgtgtgaaTCGTTTGTGAGCTTCTCCCGTGCCGCCTAACTATCTAACAGATGTTTTAACCGCCCCCCATTGCCATGATTGCTTCGCTCTCTCTCTGACACCGTCTGCTCTCTCTTTCCATCCCTCTATATCTGTCTCTCTCACTACCGCGATCGCAGCTCTGCCGCTGACTTCGATGGGAGCGGGTGTCGAGCTGGCCGTGGCCAGACCCAAGTGCAACAGCATTCTCCACGTATTCCACGAGTGGCTCTTCGAGGCGGCGCACATCGGAGGCGACACTTGGCGGCAAAATCGTAAAAGTGAGTTCCGGTATTTGTAATATAAATTGTATGGCTAGTAAGTCCTTTACTACAGTTCGATCTAAAAGATTACTAAGTCTCTTTTATTAACACtacatatgtttttttttgttatcctTCGAAAATAGAGCAAGCATGCGAGGCCAGTAAGCGGCCATCCTCGATGATAATGGAGCACCGCAAGGGATCGATATCGTTGTCGCAGCCCAACTCGCTGAACGACCCGCAATCGTTGCCACCCACGCTGACCATCGATAAGTATGAGTCCGGCCGAGCCGAGGCCATTGGAACGCTGTGCAAGATCTTCTGTGCGAAGAAGACGGGCGAGGAGATCCTGCCCGTCTATCTGGCCCGCTTCTACATGGCTTTGCAGCAGTGCCTGAAGATCACAGAGTCGCGGGAATGCGACGAGACGTTGGCCAGCATCCTGCTGCACTCGAGTGACCTGTTTCGCCTGGACCTGGATGGGATTAATGTGCTGCTGCCAGGTTTCATTGCCGCCTTGGAAATCGTACTGCCCGACAAGGACCTCAAGCTGAAGACCCAATCGATGGTCTTCAATCGCACCGAACTGCGTCGCTCGGCGATCAACATCCTGCTGTCCATTATGGTGCTGCCGTTGCACTACCAAACGCTGCCCATCCGGGATCTAACCTGCGAAACGAGCGAGAAGTATGTGGTTGAGCTTTTTGTACCTGATGTAATTgagttaatattattttataacttCATCAGAATGTTTACCTTCATCCAACTGAAGTCGCGGCTCATGAACATCCTGATGAATGCCCTGCAGGTGGAAACGGATGCCCAAAACACGCACATGCTACTGGGCGGCCTGCTGCTCTGCGTCCAGGACGCCGTCACCTTCGAGGAGACGGAACTGGGCGGCGGCAATGCCAATCTCTCGCACAACTCCAGTGGTGTGCAGCACCACGACGCCAATCTACTGAGTTCGGGTTAGTTTCTGCAGCTCCAAGGGCAGCGCTCTTGAACTCAttccattttgatttgttggaatttttgtattatttaattgcccaccttttttattcgcatttccttttggcatttttgtgtttttttgtggGCTGTTGATGAGCAGCGTGCTCGGAGCGTTCCGCTTCGCTGGTCAGCGCTGGCACAGCCAGCTTGGGCGGCCAGACGACGGCCACCATGGGAGCGGGATCGGGCTCCATTCGCGACACCGCCTCCGCCCACGACTACCCCAGCCTGACCATTTCCGATGACATGTCATTCGAGTTCGGCCAGGAACTGGAGGGGGTGACCACCTATGGtaaactttgttttttgcatttttattatatttatattaagttGGCTAAAGTTTTTTTATAGTCTTATTGTTATGTGGTCCAGTCGTTTAAAGtaattttcagaatatttaaataatatgcaaCAATATTGTTTGCTTTCTTGTCAGCTTATTGGACTCAAACTAATACTATTCTTTCTTTTAGATAACGCCCATGCCCTATTTGTGCGCGCCACGTATTTGGTCTGCCATCGACTGATCTCGTCGTGGAAGACGGATCTGAATGTTTCGCTGGCCGCCTTGGAGTTGCTGTCTGGCTTGGCCAGGTTACATATCCGGGAAACAGGTAAAGTTTGCTCCTCATTTTGGTGTGCATATGCTCCTGCAAAGGCTTTATTTGGAATGCTGATGGAATTGAACTCTGTATGAATATAGGATTCATTACAATAGGGAAATCCTTTGCAAGAGCATCAAAAGGCTTCGGTGGCACCGAGGCTGCACTTTCCTTTCCTGATTTTAATGTCGTTTGTTTTCTGTCCACctctgtttgtttattttcgaacTGTTACCATGTGCGTATCCTTTCAATGTTAACCCCCGCTGTAAAAACCCTCCAAATATCCACTTACCCACTTAATCCACTTAACCCCTaactgtttgctttgctgTGCAGCCAGGAAATTTACAAATGGTAATTGATTGACGAAGCCAACTAACCTAACTAACGCCACTTTCTTCtgtctttctttctttcttttttttgtcgcGTTTCTTTTTCTAACCGCCATCGAaatcgcaccaccaccactgcaCCACATCccgaataaatcaaaaaataataacctaatatataatatgacCCACCTCATCCACATTGCCATCTATCAACTCACGttgattgcaatttgtttctatatataatatatgtgtatatttaatttgcatctCCAACCGATAACGAATGTATATAACCccaacaaccaccaccaccaaccaccaaACACCAACCACTCATCCAAATCGCCCACGTAGACACCTTAGTGAAAATATACGAAGCTAGTCAGAATCTAACGATAATCTCCTCAGACGCTCTAGAGTGCAAGCGGGCCGTGAAGTGGATCTgtgactatatatgctaccAGTGCTCCCGTCCGCCGCCGGCGCACAGCAAGGATCTGCACAGCACCATTGTGGCGGCCTTTCAGTGCACCGCCGCCTGGCTGATGCAGCATCCCTATTTGCTGCAGGACAAGGATTGCCTGCAAACGGTCCTCGAGGTGGTGGAGCTGGGCATTTCGGGCACCAAGAGCCAGAGCAAGGGCACCGATATACCCAAGTTCAAGGACGAAAAGGAGCTAAAGCCCGCCTCGATGAGAGTGCGAGATGCTGCAGAGAATCTGCTGACCATTATCCTCGAGCAAGTGGGCTATTTCCCCAGCGAGTGCGGTCCAGAGTCCATATCCTCGCTATTGGATGAGCTGGCGCTCATGAAGCACTGTAACTCTATGGtgccggcggcggcggccagcAGTGAGCAGGCCATTGCCAAGTTTAAGTACTTCGTGACTGAGAACTCCACCATATTGGCACTGCTCGAGGAGCCGTTGGGCAATGACCAGGATCCCCAACCCACAGTGACTCGTAAGTCTCTATCAATCAAAGTACTTTGCTGCACTTTACTGATGAAAGTTGTTGTCTTTATTTAGTGCTCATTCGCGGCCCCTTTGGTCGACATGCCTGGACCATGCAGTTGCGTCATCTGCCTCGGAGTAAGTCTGGGATTAAGTACCATGCCATTAATCCTGGCAGGCCCATACCCATGAACGATGTGACGCAGCGACTGGATAGCGAGCAAAAGAACTTCCCCGACGGCGTGGACAAAGTGCAGCCTTGTGTGGCGGACTACTCCATACCCACCATCGAACAAATGCGCGAGCAATACGGCACTGCTGTCATACGAGAGCTGGAGTCATTACTGGAGAACCAGAGCATTCACGAGAAACTGGCCTGGGCGGAGGCGGACACCAGTGCGGATAGTTTGTCGCACGCACAGGAATGTGTGCCGCCAACGGTGTGCCACGAGTTCCATGCGGCGCGTCTCTTTCTCTCACACTTTGGTTTCCTGGGCTTCGAGACGCGGAATCCACAAAATCCAGCTGAGGCACTGGGCAATCCGCCACAGCGGCCGCTAATCGTGCTGGACACCAAGTCCGCAGCCTTCGCCGCCGATCTGGATCGATTGGATAAGCTGAGTGCGAGGACGCACGACAGCGTTTATGTTTTCTATGTGAAGGTGTGTCAATAATATTTCCTTACATTTCGATTCATATGCTAATTGATCCAATATTTGCAGAGTGGCCAAACAAGTGCCCAGCAGATTATCGCCAATATGGGTGAGGAATCGTCTGCCAGCCATGATCCTCACTTCGCCAGCATGCTGCAAACGCTGGGCTGGCCGGTTCAGGTTTCAGAACACTCTGGCTGGACGGGCTTTGCCCACAACTCGTGGTCACTCAAGGGAACGCCCGAGGAGCAGCTAAAGTCCACTGCCAACGAGCTGAACTACAATGGATCACAGCGGGTGCTCTACTGGGCGGATGTGTCATCGGAAATCGCCTTCGTGGTGCCCACGACGTGGAATCTGCGATACAATAGCGACACTTGCGATAGTGGAAGCATCTCGAGCACGGATCAGATTGGCTCCAGCAATGTCTGGACACGCGGAGAGGCCGACAGTGCGGCTGGCCTGGCAAAATCCAAGTCAAGGAATCTTAGCCTAGAACTCGACACGAATCGCAGGGATGTAAAGGAGCCAGTTCCGCCGACGCGGCGAAAAGGAAATGTGACGAAACCCACGCTATTGGCCCAGGCGCCGGCCAAGATCTTTCTGGTGTGGCTGGAGAGCTATGAGGATTACCTAAACTTTCCACTCGAGGATCTGCTAGCCTATACGCGCACTGGCGAGGAGCTGCAGACGCAGCAGTTGCCTCGCGCCACCGACTGTCACGTGATCTTCGTGCATTCGTTGCTCTCGGGACTTCTGAGAGTAAAGTTGCAAGGTCCACCGGGAAGGATGAGCTTTGCCACACCCCTGGTCGATGGCATGGTCCTGAGCCGGCGGGTAGTCGGAAATCTGGTGCGACAAACGGCATTGAACATATCACGCCGCCGGCGCCTGGACAATGATAAGTAAGTGGGCTCTCCTCTCCTCTCCTCTTATCAGTGCATCCAACACCTAACTAATGGTAACTCAACTCTTTGCTTTAGCTACCAACCGCCTCATGTGCGACGACGACTCAAGGTGCAGGACATTGTCCAGAAGTACAAAATGGATCTGAGCGAGGCCGATCTGCTGGCCCATCTGTTCCAGCGCGCAATTTAGCCGGCTATCGGAAGTATTATTAACCCGCTACCTAGTTTAAGAGCCAGAGAAGTGGTCTTTTCTATGTCTGTATTAACGTGTGCTTAACTAAAaccccaaaacaaaactgatCCATAATCGGTGTCCACTGAGTGTTACCCGAATGATTATCGTatgctaattattatttattgctaataaatCGAATTATACTTTGTAAAAGTATTTGTAATATTATAAGCCCTTGCGTTTTTCGCCTCCGTTTTGAGCAATCCGTTCAAGCTATGGTGTTAGTGGAAACAATGGCTCTCCATGTGTATTCACATAATTGGCAGCCACATCCGAAATCAATTTGGTCCACAGCATGTGGGAGCGATTCGAGATGATCGCGTGAGGAGCAAATGACAACAAGACATGGGGattctaatttaaatatttatatattgcaAACTAAATAGATAAGTAAAATCTATGGTTAGTTTAATATTCAAGTTAATGGTTTCAAAACTATTATTTTCTTGGAAACAAATTGAGATCATCTTGAAAGCTCGTGAGGGCCTTTCACACTGCTTCACGTCGCCATCTCTTTCGGTTGTTAGCACAGCATCTTGTTAATTTCACCTTTGACTTGGATGTCTGGGAGTCTCGGAGTCTGAAATCGGGTCCGGTGATCGGAGGTGGGGCATTTGGACACACGCGGGCCCGGCATTTCGCAACTCCACCGACGGGCAAtcaattcaaaacaaaactgtTGCCGGCCAAGGGGCCATCTCGTCATCATCAATGAAAGTCGTGATGTAATCGGCTAACACGTTACACATTTTGTGGCTGGttttgcatatgtatgtatgtatgtttgggccatttatttattaacaaataatataagTTAAT
This Drosophila simulans strain w501 chromosome X, Prin_Dsim_3.1, whole genome shotgun sequence DNA region includes the following protein-coding sequences:
- the LOC6739874 gene encoding ral GTPase-activating protein subunit beta isoform X11; the protein is MYSEWASLSAQITANSCGAQCFSVLNKFPASAGREVVVSVVKQLGTNLGITQNAEPSHLVKDEEVKWCMDVICFGLSLPLQEHETIKDCVNVYCEWLTALHPQPRISVPKPICEDANLYARQIINHFHNLFVPRQGESADTIKRQAVLCHRVLRTLQQTAQISQLMDRQTWDTLLLFLLAINEILLAPPTVKDDVGDQLCERVLSVLFEVWLLACVRSFPSPSMWKTLQESCAMWRHRVALVDQWNRVNLALTARLLEFSYGPAFPQLKNADEDGQLIPIGMSNDCVAQTWYRFLRMIGNPTALCSPHIISKSSHFVQWALTHEKGAETHQHPCLQQLPQIFLNAMKGISSQVDAFLGLSKTSLIGLTGGGARNAISSSSTTNAGSTGTGSGEGSAPAPAPTTPTSTSGPPSASSSINSLPLTSMGAGVELAVARPKCNSILHVFHEWLFEAAHIGGDTWRQNRKKQACEASKRPSSMIMEHRKGSISLSQPNSLNDPQSLPPTLTIDKYESGRAEAIGTLCKIFCAKKTGEEILPVYLARFYMALQQCLKITESRECDETLASILLHSSDLFRLDLDGINVLLPGFIAALEIVLPDKDLKLKTQSMVFNRTELRRSAINILLSIMVLPLHYQTLPIRDLTCETSEKMFTFIQLKSRLMNILMNALQVETDAQNTHMLLGGLLLCVQDAVTFEETELGGGNANLSHNSSGVQHHDANLLSSACSERSASLVSAGTASLGGQTTATMGAGSGSIRDTASAHDYPSLTISDDMSFEFGQELEGVTTYDNAHALFVRATYLVCHRLISSWKTDLNVSLAALELLSGLARLHIRETDALECKRAVKWICDYICYQCSRPPPAHSKDLHSTIVAAFQCTAAWLMQHPYLLQDKDCLQTVLEVVELGISGTKSQSKGTDIPKFKDEKELKPASMRVRDAAENLLTIILEQVGYFPSECGPESISSLLDELALMKHCNSMVPAAAASSEQAIAKFKYFVTENSTILALLEEPLGNDQDPQPTVTLLIRGPFGRHAWTMQLRHLPRSKSGIKYHAINPGRPIPMNDVTQRLDSEQKNFPDGVDKVQPCVADYSIPTIEQMREQYGTAVIRELESLLENQSIHEKLAWAEADTSADSLSHAQECVPPTVCHEFHAARLFLSHFGFLGFETRNPQNPAEALGNPPQRPLIVLDTKSAAFAADLDRLDKLSARTHDSVYVFYVKSGQTSAQQIIANMGEESSASHDPHFASMLQTLGWPVQVSEHSGWTGFAHNSWSLKGTPEEQLKSTANELNYNGSQRVLYWADVSSEIAFVVPTTWNLRYNSDTCDSGSISSTDQIGSSNVWTRGEADSAAGLAKSKSRNLSLELDTNRRDVKEPVPPTRRKGNVTKPTLLAQAPAKIFLVWLESYEDYLNFPLEDLLAYTRTGEELQTQQLPRATDCHVIFVHSLLSGLLRVKLQGPPGRMSFATPLVDGMVLSRRVVGNLVRQTALNISRRRRLDNDNYQPPHVRRRLKVQDIVQKYKMDLSEADLLAHLFQRAI
- the LOC6739874 gene encoding ral GTPase-activating protein subunit beta isoform X12 gives rise to the protein MYSEWASLSAQITANSCGAQCFSVLNKFPASAGREVVVSVVKQLGTNLGITQNAEPSHLVKDEEVKWCMDVICFGLSLPLQEHETIKDCVNVYCEWLTALHPQPRISVPKPICEDANLYARQIINHFHNLFVPRQGESADTIKRQAVLCHRVLRTLQQTAQISQLMDRQTWDTLLLFLLAINEILLAPPTVKDDVGDQLCERVLSVLFEVWLLACVRSFPSPSMWKTLQESCAMWRHRVALVDQWNRVNLALTARLLEFSYGPAFPQLKNADEDGQLIPIGMSNDCVAQTWYRFLRMIGNPTALCSPHIISKSSHFVQWALTHEKGAETHQHPCLQQLPQIFLNAMKGISSQVDAFLGLSKTSLIGLTGGGARNAISSSSTTNAGSTGTGSGEGSAPAPAPTTPTSTSGPPSASSSINSLPLTSMGAGVELAVARPKCNSILHVFHEWLFEAAHIGGDTWRQNRKKQACEASKRPSSMIMEHRKGSISLSQPNSLNDPQSLPPTLTIDKYESGRAEAIGTLCKIFCAKKTGEEILPVYLARFYMALQQCLKITESRECDETLASILLHSSDLFRLDLDGINVLLPGFIAALEIVLPDKDLKLKTQSMVFNRTELRRSAINILLSIMVLPLHYQTLPIRDLTCETSEKMFTFIQLKSRLMNILMNALQVETDAQNTHMLLGGLLLCVQDAVTFEETELGGGNANLSHNSSGVQHHDANLLSSDNAHALFVRATYLVCHRLISSWKTDLNVSLAALELLSGLARLHIRETDALECKRAVKWICDYICYQCSRPPPAHSKDLHSTIVAAFQCTAAWLMQHPYLLQDKDCLQTVLEVVELGISGTKSQSKGTDIPKFKDEKELKPASMRVRDAAENLLTIILEQVGYFPSECGPESISSLLDELALMKHCNSMVPAAAASSEQAIAKFKYFVTENSTILALLEEPLGNDQDPQPTVTLLIRGPFGRHAWTMQLRHLPRSKSGIKYHAINPGRPIPMNDVTQRLDSEQKNFPDGVDKVQPCVADYSIPTIEQMREQYGTAVIRELESLLENQSIHEKLAWAEADTSADSLSHAQECVPPTVCHEFHAARLFLSHFGFLGFETRNPQNPAEALGNPPQRPLIVLDTKSAAFAADLDRLDKLSARTHDSVYVFYVKSGQTSAQQIIANMGEESSASHDPHFASMLQTLGWPVQVSEHSGWTGFAHNSWSLKGTPEEQLKSTANELNYNGSQRVLYWADVSSEIAFVVPTTWNLRYNSDTCDSGSISSTDQIGSSNVWTRGEADSAAGLAKSKSRNLSLELDTNRRDVKEPVPPTRRKGNVTKPTLLAQAPAKIFLVWLESYEDYLNFPLEDLLAYTRTGEELQTQQLPRATDCHVIFVHSLLSGLLRVKLQGPPGRMSFATPLVDGMVLSRRVVGNLVRQTALNISRRRRLDNDNYQPPHVRRRLKVQDIVQKYKMDLSEADLLAHLFQRAI